From a region of the Streptomyces sp. NBC_01454 genome:
- a CDS encoding phage tail tape measure protein, with translation MSEGALLPPVVVRLMGDVRQLRSSMTQARSMVDGTAGGMRKAGETVFAGAAKIGKGVSVLGLGAAVASVKMAGDFQAQTMVLHTAAGETLKGLSTVRKGILDIASGTGTDWHKLTDGMYQVEKAGFRGADGLKVLKAAAQGAREENASLSSVTNAMTSVMASYHLGADKSVQVMNAMKTAAGEGKMTMEEFAGSLSTVLPIASANKISFAEVSGALATLTQHGTSAREGTQELANTIRNLAAPNNVAIQEMQRLGISSTDVSTHLGKRGLTGTLDMLSQTVLSKMGSSGTVLMSAFNKSKQAAADANTMIKQMPPNLQKLAGSYSKGSLSVADWRAALKGLPPEQANLLSQYATLQNRTTGFSAELKKGGPAAQTYTDAIKKMTGGATGMNTTLMLTGENMGGFKDRVKKVGESYGHATKDVEGWKATQQLFNVQIAKAKQTINVLAIEIGTKLLPVVTGAVSWFGRHKDVAMALAAVIGGVLALSVVAYATKLTMSAVKGVASMAKLGASGVKAGVNVIRGFRSASAAASDASGMAGSLGGAIRRGLGGAASAAKSAFDTVRLKGMYAWDGVKSGANSAGSAVASFGRKVGTAAASAGRSAWSGLVSSIKGVGAAMKTASLASLGFVRSMAASAAAGLRSAAAWVAQKVALIASAVAEKAAAVAQWLLNAAMDANPIGLIILAIAALVAGIIWVATKTTWFQTAWRMTWTVIKTVGLAVWNALKTAFHATISFFISIWNSVSGALKSAWSSVWNGIKAVAVAVWNGIKAFINLNILAVRTIITGTLNAIKSTWNSIWNGTKAIAVSVWNAIKSFIQTNINLIRGTISAVLNGIRSTWSSIWNGIKSVASSIWNSIRSTITGAINGAKNAVSSAVSGIGGFLSSIKSKAMNALSGAASWLVSAGRDLIHGLISGISGMAGAVVDKVKSLASSAVSGFKSMLGISSPSKVFRQLGIYVNTGLIDGLTSSTARVKAATRRVESLLISSKNRVQDLLDSKSARRNRGLVSWVHSHVRAISRLQSYAAREDRVLRGLAARRDSVATRLKDAQKKLAAVQKDWTKERDAVAKGIMESASIVTASPDEGRSVNSFDVVQHMRDQVAKANAFAANLKALQKKGLRSDLVAQLASAGVDQAGDTAQALAAGTKGQVAEMNKLQSNMQSAANSTGAAVANSMYGAGMKSAQGLIKGLQSQEKAIAKQMTKIAKSMQTAIKRALGIRSPSRVFADLGQFIPQGLAQGISDAAHHATTAAANLAGAVAGAGGVGTAGVAVAGTGGGGQTIIHNHYTFEIAGSVATVDGLAKDVEAAFLRRGMRNPTTYPPYGR, from the coding sequence ATGTCCGAAGGCGCCCTGCTGCCCCCCGTCGTCGTTCGCCTGATGGGCGACGTGCGGCAGCTGCGATCCTCGATGACCCAGGCCCGCTCGATGGTGGACGGCACCGCCGGCGGCATGCGCAAGGCCGGCGAGACCGTCTTCGCCGGAGCGGCCAAGATCGGTAAGGGCGTCAGCGTCCTGGGCCTCGGCGCGGCGGTAGCCAGCGTGAAGATGGCTGGCGATTTTCAGGCGCAGACGATGGTGCTGCACACGGCGGCGGGGGAGACCCTCAAGGGTCTGAGCACTGTCCGTAAGGGCATCCTCGACATCGCCTCGGGCACGGGTACCGACTGGCACAAGCTCACCGACGGCATGTACCAGGTCGAGAAGGCGGGCTTCCGCGGCGCCGACGGCCTCAAAGTCCTCAAGGCGGCGGCCCAGGGTGCGCGCGAGGAGAACGCCTCCCTGTCGTCGGTCACCAACGCGATGACCAGCGTTATGGCGTCGTATCACCTGGGGGCCGACAAGTCCGTCCAGGTCATGAACGCCATGAAGACCGCAGCCGGTGAAGGCAAGATGACGATGGAGGAGTTCGCTGGCAGCCTCTCGACCGTTTTGCCGATCGCCTCCGCCAACAAGATCAGCTTTGCCGAGGTGTCCGGCGCTCTCGCCACGCTCACCCAGCACGGCACCAGCGCCCGCGAAGGCACCCAGGAACTCGCCAACACCATCAGGAACCTGGCCGCGCCGAACAACGTGGCGATCCAGGAGATGCAGCGTCTGGGCATCTCATCCACAGACGTGTCGACGCACCTGGGCAAGCGTGGCCTGACCGGCACCCTCGACATGCTGTCGCAGACGGTCCTGTCGAAGATGGGCAGCAGCGGCACCGTCCTCATGTCGGCCTTCAACAAGAGCAAGCAGGCGGCTGCTGACGCCAACACCATGATCAAGCAGATGCCGCCCAACCTGCAGAAGCTGGCCGGCTCCTACTCCAAGGGCTCCCTCTCGGTGGCGGACTGGAGGGCGGCACTCAAGGGGCTGCCGCCGGAGCAGGCCAATTTGCTGTCCCAGTACGCCACGCTGCAGAACCGGACGACTGGCTTCTCCGCCGAGCTCAAAAAGGGCGGCCCGGCAGCCCAGACGTACACCGACGCCATCAAGAAGATGACCGGCGGCGCGACCGGCATGAACACGACCTTGATGCTGACCGGCGAAAACATGGGCGGCTTCAAGGACCGCGTCAAGAAGGTCGGCGAGTCCTACGGCCATGCCACCAAGGATGTGGAGGGCTGGAAGGCCACCCAGCAGCTGTTCAACGTCCAGATCGCCAAGGCCAAGCAGACCATCAACGTCCTCGCGATCGAGATCGGCACGAAGCTCCTGCCGGTCGTCACCGGCGCTGTCAGCTGGTTCGGCCGGCACAAGGACGTCGCAATGGCCCTGGCCGCAGTGATCGGCGGCGTGCTGGCCCTGTCCGTGGTCGCCTACGCCACCAAGCTGACGATGAGCGCCGTCAAGGGTGTCGCCAGCATGGCGAAGCTCGGCGCTTCTGGCGTCAAGGCTGGCGTCAACGTGATCCGGGGGTTCCGTAGCGCCTCAGCGGCAGCATCGGACGCTTCCGGCATGGCCGGCTCTCTGGGGGGCGCGATCCGTCGAGGCCTGGGTGGTGCCGCCTCGGCCGCGAAGTCGGCATTCGACACTGTGCGTCTGAAGGGCATGTACGCCTGGGATGGCGTGAAGTCCGGCGCCAACAGCGCCGGTTCCGCGGTCGCCAGTTTCGGGCGCAAGGTCGGGACTGCGGCTGCCTCGGCGGGTCGGAGCGCGTGGTCGGGGCTGGTCTCCAGCATCAAGGGCGTCGGCGCGGCCATGAAGACGGCATCGCTCGCCAGCCTGGGTTTCGTCCGGTCGATGGCAGCGAGCGCCGCGGCCGGCCTCCGCTCCGCCGCTGCCTGGGTTGCCCAGAAGGTGGCGCTGATCGCGTCGGCGGTCGCGGAGAAGGCCGCGGCCGTAGCGCAGTGGCTCCTGAACGCCGCTATGGACGCCAACCCCATCGGCTTGATCATCCTGGCGATCGCGGCGCTCGTCGCAGGCATCATCTGGGTCGCGACGAAGACGACGTGGTTCCAGACCGCGTGGCGGATGACCTGGACCGTAATCAAGACGGTCGGCCTGGCTGTCTGGAACGCACTGAAGACCGCGTTCCACGCGACCATCTCCTTTTTCATCAGCATCTGGAACTCGGTTTCCGGCGCGCTGAAGTCGGCGTGGTCGTCGGTGTGGAACGGCATCAAGGCCGTTGCGGTGGCCGTGTGGAACGGCATCAAGGCGTTCATCAACCTCAACATCCTGGCCGTCCGGACGATCATCACCGGCACCCTGAACGCGATCAAGTCGACGTGGAACAGCATTTGGAACGGCACCAAGGCGATCGCCGTGTCGGTCTGGAACGCGATCAAGTCGTTCATTCAGACGAACATCAACCTCATCCGCGGCACGATCAGCGCCGTCCTCAACGGTATCCGCTCCACCTGGTCGTCCATATGGAACGGCATCAAGAGCGTCGCCTCATCCATCTGGAACAGCATCCGGTCGACCATCACCGGAGCGATCAACGGAGCCAAGAACGCCGTGTCGTCAGCCGTCTCTGGCATCGGCGGCTTCCTGTCGTCGATCAAAAGCAAGGCGATGAACGCCCTCTCAGGCGCGGCATCATGGCTGGTCAGCGCAGGCCGCGACCTGATCCACGGCCTGATCAGCGGCATCTCCGGCATGGCCGGCGCCGTCGTCGACAAGGTCAAGAGCCTGGCCAGCTCCGCCGTGTCCGGCTTCAAGAGCATGCTCGGCATCAGCAGCCCGTCGAAGGTCTTCCGGCAGCTCGGCATCTACGTCAACACGGGCCTCATCGACGGCCTCACCTCGTCGACAGCCCGCGTGAAGGCAGCAACCCGGCGCGTCGAGTCGCTGCTGATCTCCTCCAAAAACCGCGTCCAGGATCTGCTGGACAGCAAGAGCGCCCGCCGCAACCGGGGCCTGGTCTCCTGGGTGCACTCCCACGTCCGGGCCATCAGCCGCTTGCAGAGCTACGCCGCGCGCGAGGACCGCGTTCTGCGCGGCCTGGCCGCCCGCAGGGACTCTGTGGCGACTCGGCTGAAGGACGCGCAGAAGAAACTGGCGGCCGTCCAGAAGGACTGGACGAAAGAGCGCGACGCGGTCGCCAAGGGAATCATGGAGTCCGCGTCGATCGTCACCGCGTCCCCCGATGAGGGCCGTAGCGTCAACAGCTTTGACGTCGTCCAGCACATGCGTGACCAGGTGGCGAAGGCGAACGCGTTCGCGGCGAACCTCAAGGCACTCCAGAAGAAGGGGCTGCGCTCCGACCTGGTTGCCCAGCTCGCATCGGCGGGCGTGGACCAGGCAGGGGACACCGCCCAGGCGCTCGCGGCCGGCACCAAGGGCCAGGTCGCCGAGATGAACAAGCTGCAGTCGAACATGCAGAGCGCGGCAAACAGCACAGGCGCAGCGGTCGCCAACTCCATGTACGGCGCTGGCATGAAGTCGGCGCAGGGGCTGATCAAGGGCCTGCAGTCGCAGGAGAAGGCGATCGCCAAGCAAATGACGAAGATCGCCAAGTCCATGCAGACGGCAATCAAGCGGGCGCTCGGCATCCGGTCGCCCAGCCGGGTCTTCGCCGACCTCGGCCAGTTCATCCCCCAGGGCCTCGCCCAAGGCATCTCCGACGCGGCCCACCACGCCACCACGGCGGCAGCCAACCTGGCAGGCGCCGTGGCAGGAGCCGGCGGCGTCGGCACGGCGGGCGTCGCGGTCGCCGGAACCGGCGGGGGTGGTCAGACCATCATCCACAACCACTACACCTTCGAGATCGCGGGCAGCGTCGCCACAGTCGACGGCCTAGCCAAGGACGTCGAAGCCGCGTTCCTCCGCCGCGGTATGCGCAACCCGACCACGTACCCCCCATACGGCCGCTGA